The proteins below are encoded in one region of Malaclemys terrapin pileata isolate rMalTer1 chromosome 20, rMalTer1.hap1, whole genome shotgun sequence:
- the KLC3 gene encoding kinesin light chain 3 isoform X1, with protein sequence MAQGGGGARCIVGAAHGRGRLSCAMSLMVEVGESQPGRMTADDIIAGTRQVVKGLEALRSENRGISQRLQEALIQGHGQEEPPGGQALQLLEEKYDLVRKSLEGIELGLGEAKMMIALSSHIGALEAEKQKLRAQVKRLCQENLWLREELAGTQLRLQQSEEMVAQLEEEKKHLEFLNQLKQYDTKEEQPEKDGAQKRKDSLASLFASDEDEQRQGSQPTSTAMAAAQQGGYEIPARLRTLHNLVIQYASQGRYEVAVPLCKQALEDLEKNSGHSHPDVATMLNILALVYRDQNKYKEATDLLNDALDIREQALGVEHPAVAATLNNLAVLYGKRGKYKEAEPLCKRALEIREKVLGPTHPDVAKQLNNLALLCQNQGKFEEMERYYERALRIYQSQLGPHDPNVAKTKNNLASSYLKQGKYQQAEELYKEILTSHDKERAAAHHGDPAAGQSSADPLSQDAMGSVRRSSSFSKLRESIRRGSEKLVSRLKGESVRTMDPSPGMKRASSLNVLHVGERPPVPAASPAVRTGPGAPAAANPAAGILAQYPLTPCSPLFPLRRCPAGT encoded by the exons GCTCAGCTGTGCCATGTCCCTGATGGTGGAGGTCGGCGAGAGCCAGCCGGGGAGGATGACGGCAGATGACATCATCGCTGGCACGCGGCAGGTGGTGAAGGGGCTGGAGGCGCTGCGGAGCGAAAACAGGGGCATCTCTCAGCGGCTGCAGgaggccctgatccagggccatgggcaggaggagccgccggggggccaggccctgcagctcctggaggaGAAATACGACCTCGTCCGCAAGTCCCTGGAGGGGATTGAACTGGGGCTTGGCGAGGCAAAG atgATGATCGCGCTGTCGTCCCACATCGGGGCGCTGGAGGCCGAGAAGCAGAAGCTGCGGGCGCAGGTAAAGAGGCTCTGCCAGGAGAACCTGTGGCTGCGCGAGGAGCTGGCGGGGACCCAGCTGCGGCTGCAGCAGAGCGAGGAGATGGTggcgcagctggaggaggagaagaaacacCTGGAGTTCCTGAACCAGCTGAAGCAGTACGACACCAAGGAGGAGCAG CCGGAAAAGGACGGTGCCCAGAAGCGGAAGGATAGCCTGGCCTCCCTGTTTGCCAGCGACGAGGATGAGCAGCGGCAGG GGAGCCAGCCGACCAGCACGGCCATggcagcggcacagcagggcggcTACGAGATCCCGGCGCGGCTGCGCACGCTGCACAACCTGGTGATCCAATACGCCTCGCAGGGGCGCTACGAGGTGGCCGTGCCGCTCTGCAAGCAGGCGCTGGAGGACCTGGAGAAGAACTCTGGACACAGCCACCCTGACGTGGCCACCATGCTCAACATCCTGGCGCTGGTGTACAG GGACCAGAACAAGTACAAGGAGGCCACGGACCTGCTGAACGACGCTCTGGACATCCGGGAGCAGGCCCTGGGTGTGGAGCACCCGGCG gtgGCCGCCACCCTGAACAACCTGGCCGTGCTGTATGGCAAGCGGGGCAAGTACAAGGAAGCGGAGCCGCTGTGCAAGCGGGCGCTGGAGATCCGCGAGAAG gtccTGGGCCCCACGCACCCCGACGTGGCCAAGCAGCTCAACAATCTGGCGCTGCTGTGCCAGAACCAGGGCAAGTTCGAGGAGATGGAGCGGTACTACGAGCGGGCGCTGCGCATCTACCAGAGCCAGCTGGGCCCCCACGACCCCAACGTGGCCAAGACCAAGAACAACCTG GCCTCCTCCTACCTGAAGCAGGGCAAGTACCAGCAGGCCGAGGAGCTGTACAAGGAGATCCTCACCTCCCATGACAAGGAGCGGGCAGCTGCCCACCACG GTGACCCCGCAGCAGGCCAGAGCAGTGCAGACCCCCTGAGCCAG GATGCCATGGGCAGCGTGCGCCGGAGCAGCTCCTTCTCCAAGCTGCGGGAATCCATCCGGCGTGGCAGCGAGAAGCTCGTCTCCCGGCTGAAAGGCGAGAGCGTCCGGACCATGGACCCCAGCCCTGG GATGAAACGCGCCAGCTCCCTGAACGTCCTGCATGTGGGCGAGAGGCCACCGGTGCCAGCGGCTTCCCCAGCGGTGAGAACTGGTCCCGGGGCCCCAGCAGCTGCGAACCCAGCAGCGGGGATCCTGGCCCAGTATCCCTTAACTCCCTGCTCCCCTTTATTCCCTCTCCGCAGGTGCCCAGCAGGAACCTGa
- the KLC3 gene encoding kinesin light chain 3 isoform X2: MAQGGGGARCIVGAAHGRGRLSCAMSLMVEVGESQPGRMTADDIIAGTRQVVKGLEALRSENRGISQRLQEALIQGHGQEEPPGGQALQLLEEKYDLVRKSLEGIELGLGEAKMMIALSSHIGALEAEKQKLRAQVKRLCQENLWLREELAGTQLRLQQSEEMVAQLEEEKKHLEFLNQLKQYDTKEEQPEKDGAQKRKDSLASLFASDEDEQRQGSQPTSTAMAAAQQGGYEIPARLRTLHNLVIQYASQGRYEVAVPLCKQALEDLEKNSGHSHPDVATMLNILALVYRDQNKYKEATDLLNDALDIREQALGVEHPAVAATLNNLAVLYGKRGKYKEAEPLCKRALEIREKVLGPTHPDVAKQLNNLALLCQNQGKFEEMERYYERALRIYQSQLGPHDPNVAKTKNNLASSYLKQGKYQQAEELYKEILTSHDKERAAAHHGDPAAGQSSADPLSQDAMGSVRRSSSFSKLRESIRRGSEKLVSRLKGESVRTMDPSPGMKRASSLNVLHVGERPPVPAASPAVPSRNLSASSQNLSPSSSLSSAG; encoded by the exons GCTCAGCTGTGCCATGTCCCTGATGGTGGAGGTCGGCGAGAGCCAGCCGGGGAGGATGACGGCAGATGACATCATCGCTGGCACGCGGCAGGTGGTGAAGGGGCTGGAGGCGCTGCGGAGCGAAAACAGGGGCATCTCTCAGCGGCTGCAGgaggccctgatccagggccatgggcaggaggagccgccggggggccaggccctgcagctcctggaggaGAAATACGACCTCGTCCGCAAGTCCCTGGAGGGGATTGAACTGGGGCTTGGCGAGGCAAAG atgATGATCGCGCTGTCGTCCCACATCGGGGCGCTGGAGGCCGAGAAGCAGAAGCTGCGGGCGCAGGTAAAGAGGCTCTGCCAGGAGAACCTGTGGCTGCGCGAGGAGCTGGCGGGGACCCAGCTGCGGCTGCAGCAGAGCGAGGAGATGGTggcgcagctggaggaggagaagaaacacCTGGAGTTCCTGAACCAGCTGAAGCAGTACGACACCAAGGAGGAGCAG CCGGAAAAGGACGGTGCCCAGAAGCGGAAGGATAGCCTGGCCTCCCTGTTTGCCAGCGACGAGGATGAGCAGCGGCAGG GGAGCCAGCCGACCAGCACGGCCATggcagcggcacagcagggcggcTACGAGATCCCGGCGCGGCTGCGCACGCTGCACAACCTGGTGATCCAATACGCCTCGCAGGGGCGCTACGAGGTGGCCGTGCCGCTCTGCAAGCAGGCGCTGGAGGACCTGGAGAAGAACTCTGGACACAGCCACCCTGACGTGGCCACCATGCTCAACATCCTGGCGCTGGTGTACAG GGACCAGAACAAGTACAAGGAGGCCACGGACCTGCTGAACGACGCTCTGGACATCCGGGAGCAGGCCCTGGGTGTGGAGCACCCGGCG gtgGCCGCCACCCTGAACAACCTGGCCGTGCTGTATGGCAAGCGGGGCAAGTACAAGGAAGCGGAGCCGCTGTGCAAGCGGGCGCTGGAGATCCGCGAGAAG gtccTGGGCCCCACGCACCCCGACGTGGCCAAGCAGCTCAACAATCTGGCGCTGCTGTGCCAGAACCAGGGCAAGTTCGAGGAGATGGAGCGGTACTACGAGCGGGCGCTGCGCATCTACCAGAGCCAGCTGGGCCCCCACGACCCCAACGTGGCCAAGACCAAGAACAACCTG GCCTCCTCCTACCTGAAGCAGGGCAAGTACCAGCAGGCCGAGGAGCTGTACAAGGAGATCCTCACCTCCCATGACAAGGAGCGGGCAGCTGCCCACCACG GTGACCCCGCAGCAGGCCAGAGCAGTGCAGACCCCCTGAGCCAG GATGCCATGGGCAGCGTGCGCCGGAGCAGCTCCTTCTCCAAGCTGCGGGAATCCATCCGGCGTGGCAGCGAGAAGCTCGTCTCCCGGCTGAAAGGCGAGAGCGTCCGGACCATGGACCCCAGCCCTGG GATGAAACGCGCCAGCTCCCTGAACGTCCTGCATGTGGGCGAGAGGCCACCGGTGCCAGCGGCTTCCCCAGCG GTGCCCAGCAGGAACCTGagtgccagcagccagaacctctcccccagcagctccctctcCAGTGCGGGCTGA
- the KLC3 gene encoding kinesin light chain 3 isoform X3, producing the protein MSLMVEVGESQPGRMTADDIIAGTRQVVKGLEALRSENRGISQRLQEALIQGHGQEEPPGGQALQLLEEKYDLVRKSLEGIELGLGEAKMMIALSSHIGALEAEKQKLRAQVKRLCQENLWLREELAGTQLRLQQSEEMVAQLEEEKKHLEFLNQLKQYDTKEEQPEKDGAQKRKDSLASLFASDEDEQRQGSQPTSTAMAAAQQGGYEIPARLRTLHNLVIQYASQGRYEVAVPLCKQALEDLEKNSGHSHPDVATMLNILALVYRDQNKYKEATDLLNDALDIREQALGVEHPAVAATLNNLAVLYGKRGKYKEAEPLCKRALEIREKVLGPTHPDVAKQLNNLALLCQNQGKFEEMERYYERALRIYQSQLGPHDPNVAKTKNNLASSYLKQGKYQQAEELYKEILTSHDKERAAAHHGDPAAGQSSADPLSQDAMGSVRRSSSFSKLRESIRRGSEKLVSRLKGESVRTMDPSPGMKRASSLNVLHVGERPPVPAASPAVRTGPGAPAAANPAAGILAQYPLTPCSPLFPLRRCPAGT; encoded by the exons ATGTCCCTGATGGTGGAGGTCGGCGAGAGCCAGCCGGGGAGGATGACGGCAGATGACATCATCGCTGGCACGCGGCAGGTGGTGAAGGGGCTGGAGGCGCTGCGGAGCGAAAACAGGGGCATCTCTCAGCGGCTGCAGgaggccctgatccagggccatgggcaggaggagccgccggggggccaggccctgcagctcctggaggaGAAATACGACCTCGTCCGCAAGTCCCTGGAGGGGATTGAACTGGGGCTTGGCGAGGCAAAG atgATGATCGCGCTGTCGTCCCACATCGGGGCGCTGGAGGCCGAGAAGCAGAAGCTGCGGGCGCAGGTAAAGAGGCTCTGCCAGGAGAACCTGTGGCTGCGCGAGGAGCTGGCGGGGACCCAGCTGCGGCTGCAGCAGAGCGAGGAGATGGTggcgcagctggaggaggagaagaaacacCTGGAGTTCCTGAACCAGCTGAAGCAGTACGACACCAAGGAGGAGCAG CCGGAAAAGGACGGTGCCCAGAAGCGGAAGGATAGCCTGGCCTCCCTGTTTGCCAGCGACGAGGATGAGCAGCGGCAGG GGAGCCAGCCGACCAGCACGGCCATggcagcggcacagcagggcggcTACGAGATCCCGGCGCGGCTGCGCACGCTGCACAACCTGGTGATCCAATACGCCTCGCAGGGGCGCTACGAGGTGGCCGTGCCGCTCTGCAAGCAGGCGCTGGAGGACCTGGAGAAGAACTCTGGACACAGCCACCCTGACGTGGCCACCATGCTCAACATCCTGGCGCTGGTGTACAG GGACCAGAACAAGTACAAGGAGGCCACGGACCTGCTGAACGACGCTCTGGACATCCGGGAGCAGGCCCTGGGTGTGGAGCACCCGGCG gtgGCCGCCACCCTGAACAACCTGGCCGTGCTGTATGGCAAGCGGGGCAAGTACAAGGAAGCGGAGCCGCTGTGCAAGCGGGCGCTGGAGATCCGCGAGAAG gtccTGGGCCCCACGCACCCCGACGTGGCCAAGCAGCTCAACAATCTGGCGCTGCTGTGCCAGAACCAGGGCAAGTTCGAGGAGATGGAGCGGTACTACGAGCGGGCGCTGCGCATCTACCAGAGCCAGCTGGGCCCCCACGACCCCAACGTGGCCAAGACCAAGAACAACCTG GCCTCCTCCTACCTGAAGCAGGGCAAGTACCAGCAGGCCGAGGAGCTGTACAAGGAGATCCTCACCTCCCATGACAAGGAGCGGGCAGCTGCCCACCACG GTGACCCCGCAGCAGGCCAGAGCAGTGCAGACCCCCTGAGCCAG GATGCCATGGGCAGCGTGCGCCGGAGCAGCTCCTTCTCCAAGCTGCGGGAATCCATCCGGCGTGGCAGCGAGAAGCTCGTCTCCCGGCTGAAAGGCGAGAGCGTCCGGACCATGGACCCCAGCCCTGG GATGAAACGCGCCAGCTCCCTGAACGTCCTGCATGTGGGCGAGAGGCCACCGGTGCCAGCGGCTTCCCCAGCGGTGAGAACTGGTCCCGGGGCCCCAGCAGCTGCGAACCCAGCAGCGGGGATCCTGGCCCAGTATCCCTTAACTCCCTGCTCCCCTTTATTCCCTCTCCGCAGGTGCCCAGCAGGAACCTGa